A single window of Bacteroidota bacterium DNA harbors:
- a CDS encoding deoxynucleoside kinase produces MYICIEGNIGAGKTTLAIALAKKLKADFLPEHYEDNPLLPLFYKDKKKMAFPLEYSFLIDRHAQLHNYFKKRKSKITVADFSLYKCLWFAKTNLSKKEYALYKKHFKTIEEVAQKPDLIVYIHTHHTNLLSNIKKRGRNFETSIDKKYLQAVTKSYLSGLKKLDIPVLLVEVDAYNNKTNEALVASVRKFLSSKNQKAYSKIIL; encoded by the coding sequence ATGTATATCTGTATAGAAGGAAATATCGGTGCCGGCAAAACTACTTTAGCAATTGCATTGGCGAAAAAATTAAAAGCGGATTTTTTACCTGAACATTACGAGGACAATCCCTTGCTGCCACTTTTTTACAAGGATAAAAAGAAAATGGCTTTCCCTCTCGAGTATAGTTTTTTAATTGACCGTCACGCACAATTACATAATTACTTTAAGAAAAGGAAGAGCAAAATCACGGTAGCGGATTTTAGTTTGTATAAATGTCTTTGGTTTGCCAAAACTAATTTATCCAAAAAGGAATACGCACTTTATAAAAAGCATTTTAAGACTATAGAGGAAGTAGCTCAAAAGCCCGATTTAATTGTTTACATCCATACGCATCACACTAATTTATTAAGTAACATTAAAAAGCGTGGCCGTAATTTTGAAACATCCATTGATAAAAAATACTTACAAGCAGTAACCAAAAGTTATTTAAGTGGTTTGAAGAAATTAGATATTCCGGTATTGTTAGTTGAAGTTGATGCATACAACAACAAAACAAACGAGGCATTAGTAGCTAGTGTCCGAAAGTTTTTGTCAAGTAAAAATCAGAAAGCATATTCAAAGATAATCCTTTAG
- a CDS encoding aminotransferase class III-fold pyridoxal phosphate-dependent enzyme has translation MKPFNVYPLQNITPVKAKGSWLWDSNNEKYLDLYGGHAVISIGHSHQYYVQKITEQLQNIAFYSNSVINPLQEELAQKLGEISGYTDYNLFLCNSGAEANENALKLASFYNGRKKVIAFSKSFHGRTSLAVAATNDASIQANINSHDVVFVELNNEEAFVEAMDESVCAVIIEGIQGVAGIQIPDNSFLQLIEQKCKEFDAIFIADEVQSGYGRTGKFFAHQHADVKPDLITVAKGMGNGFPIAGVLINPKFQAKYGLLGTTFGGNHLACAAAIAVLDVIKNEQLIEKANATGEKWINELKQMDGIKEVRGKGLMIGLEFEFPISELKNNLTSEHHLLVGTASNKNVIRLLPALTISEKEIELFNKALVKSLENANIFLKS, from the coding sequence ATGAAACCATTTAATGTATACCCACTTCAAAATATCACACCTGTAAAAGCAAAAGGTTCGTGGTTGTGGGACAGTAACAACGAAAAATACTTGGATTTGTACGGCGGACATGCAGTTATCTCCATTGGGCACAGTCACCAATATTACGTTCAGAAAATAACGGAACAATTACAAAACATCGCTTTTTACTCCAATTCGGTAATAAATCCATTGCAGGAAGAATTAGCTCAAAAACTTGGAGAGATAAGCGGCTACACTGATTACAATTTATTCTTATGCAACTCAGGAGCCGAAGCCAATGAAAACGCATTAAAGTTGGCGTCATTCTACAATGGCAGAAAAAAAGTAATTGCCTTCAGTAAAAGTTTTCATGGCAGAACTTCCCTTGCTGTGGCCGCCACCAACGACGCAAGTATTCAGGCGAACATTAATTCACATGACGTAGTTTTTGTAGAATTAAATAACGAAGAAGCTTTTGTTGAAGCAATGGATGAAAGCGTTTGTGCTGTAATAATAGAAGGCATTCAGGGTGTGGCCGGAATTCAAATTCCTGACAACTCATTCTTACAACTGATTGAACAAAAATGCAAAGAGTTTGATGCAATTTTTATCGCAGATGAAGTTCAATCCGGTTATGGCAGAACAGGAAAGTTTTTCGCACATCAACACGCGGATGTAAAACCCGATTTAATAACTGTGGCTAAAGGTATGGGAAACGGATTTCCTATTGCCGGTGTACTTATCAATCCAAAATTCCAGGCTAAATACGGTTTACTGGGTACAACTTTTGGCGGTAATCATTTGGCTTGTGCGGCAGCCATCGCCGTTCTCGACGTGATAAAGAACGAACAACTAATTGAGAAGGCAAATGCGACAGGAGAAAAATGGATAAACGAATTAAAACAGATGGACGGCATAAAAGAAGTAAGAGGAAAAGGATTAATGATTGGATTGGAATTTGAATTTCCAATCAGTGAACTAAAAAACAATTTAACTTCTGAGCATCATCTTTTGGTAGGTACAGCGTCAAATAAAAATGTAATTCGTCTGTTGCCTGCTTTAACAATTTCGGAGAAAGAAATCGAATTATTCAATAAGGCTTTAGTTAAGAGCTTAGAAAACGCCAATATATTCTTAAAGTCATAA
- a CDS encoding M20 family metallo-hydrolase yields MEAQTLVSNSTLLTEDAIELLKQLIATPSFSKEESKTAEIIFDLLKSKTIKANKYLNNVWASNLYFDESKPTLLLNSHHDTVKPNKGYTVNPFDPIESDGKLYGLGSNDAGGCLVSLLATFLYFYNKQNLKYNIVFAASAEEEISGNNGIEALLPHLGNIDFGIVGEPTQMHMAIAEKGLLVLDCINYGKAGHAARNEGDNALYHALQDISWFKNYAFDKVSEVLGPVKMTATSIETENKAHNVVPASCKFVVDIRVNELYTFDEILSIIKQNVKCEINPRSLRMRSSSISLNHPLVIGGIELNRNYYGSPTSSDKALMPFPTLKMGPGDSARSHTADEFIYLKEIEEGIELYIKLLEKII; encoded by the coding sequence ATGGAGGCACAAACATTAGTATCAAATAGCACACTTCTAACCGAAGATGCAATTGAACTGTTAAAACAATTAATTGCGACTCCTTCCTTTAGCAAAGAGGAAAGTAAAACTGCGGAGATTATTTTTGATCTTTTGAAATCAAAAACCATTAAAGCAAACAAATACCTTAATAATGTTTGGGCTAGCAATTTGTATTTTGATGAAAGTAAACCCACTTTACTATTAAATTCTCATCACGATACAGTTAAACCTAACAAAGGATACACCGTAAATCCATTTGATCCCATTGAAAGCGATGGCAAACTTTATGGCTTAGGAAGTAACGATGCCGGTGGTTGTTTAGTGAGCTTACTGGCGACTTTTCTATATTTTTACAATAAGCAAAATTTAAAATACAACATTGTATTTGCCGCCAGTGCCGAGGAAGAAATATCCGGAAACAATGGTATTGAAGCACTTTTACCACATTTAGGCAACATTGATTTTGGTATTGTGGGCGAACCTACGCAAATGCATATGGCCATTGCCGAGAAAGGTTTGCTGGTACTGGATTGTATCAATTATGGTAAAGCCGGACATGCCGCCAGAAACGAAGGTGACAATGCGTTGTATCATGCCTTACAAGATATCAGTTGGTTTAAAAACTACGCATTCGATAAAGTATCAGAAGTATTAGGTCCTGTTAAAATGACCGCAACTTCCATTGAAACCGAGAACAAGGCGCATAATGTTGTCCCTGCTTCCTGCAAATTTGTGGTAGATATTCGGGTGAATGAATTATACACCTTCGATGAAATTCTGAGCATCATTAAACAAAATGTGAAGTGCGAAATTAATCCAAGAAGTTTAAGAATGCGTTCTTCTTCCATTTCATTAAACCATCCACTTGTTATTGGAGGAATAGAGTTGAATCGAAATTACTACGGCTCGCCAACCTCCAGCGACAAAGCTCTGATGCCCTTCCCTACTCTAAAAATGGGTCCGGGTGACAGCGCACGAAGCCATACAGCAGATGAATTTATTTATCTAAAGGAAATTGAAGAAGGAATTGAATTATATATAAAATTATTAGAGAAGATAATATAA
- a CDS encoding N-acetyl-gamma-glutamyl-phosphate reductase, with protein MIKAGIIGGAGYTGGEVIRLLLNHPDVELSFVQSESQAGMFVYQTHTDCYGETDLKFTKDWNNTIDVIFLCKGHGEAKQFLSQHAFPDNTKVIDLSQDFRHKHSNSIQNKTFVYGLPELNKSKIENANYVANPGCFATCIQLALLPLAAHNHLHSDIHVTATTGSTGAGQTLSATNHFSWRSNNHSAYKTLIHQHETEINESLAQLQNNYKGRMYFVPQRGAFTRGIYSVTYVKNDQSLEQSMNWYKEYYENATFTRIVPFEVDVKQVVNTNNCFISLHKEKDQLIIVSAIDNLLKGAAGQAIQNMNLMFGINEKHGLKLKPSAF; from the coding sequence ATGATTAAGGCAGGAATTATTGGAGGAGCCGGCTATACCGGCGGAGAAGTAATCAGATTACTATTAAATCATCCTGATGTGGAGCTCTCATTTGTACAAAGTGAAAGTCAGGCAGGCATGTTTGTGTACCAAACTCATACAGATTGTTACGGAGAAACGGATTTAAAATTCACCAAAGACTGGAATAATACTATTGATGTTATTTTTCTTTGTAAAGGACATGGAGAGGCCAAACAATTTTTATCACAACACGCCTTTCCTGATAACACAAAAGTTATTGATCTGAGTCAGGATTTCAGACACAAACACTCAAACTCGATTCAAAATAAAACTTTTGTGTATGGTTTACCTGAACTCAACAAATCAAAAATTGAAAATGCCAACTATGTAGCTAATCCCGGTTGTTTTGCAACGTGCATACAATTAGCATTATTACCCTTAGCGGCGCATAACCACTTACATTCTGATATCCACGTTACTGCTACAACAGGTTCGACCGGTGCAGGACAAACCTTATCTGCAACCAATCATTTTAGCTGGAGAAGTAATAACCACAGCGCTTATAAAACACTGATTCATCAACATGAAACCGAAATAAACGAATCCTTAGCACAATTACAGAATAATTATAAAGGTCGGATGTATTTTGTTCCTCAAAGAGGGGCATTTACCAGAGGGATTTATTCGGTAACCTATGTAAAAAATGATCAATCATTGGAGCAATCCATGAATTGGTATAAGGAATATTATGAAAACGCAACCTTCACTAGAATTGTTCCATTTGAGGTGGATGTGAAACAAGTGGTAAACACCAATAACTGCTTTATTTCACTTCATAAAGAAAAAGATCAACTCATCATTGTTTCGGCAATTGACAATTTATTGAAAGGCGCTGCCGGACAAGCTATTCAGAATATGAATCTGATGTTTGGAATAAATGAAAAACACGGATTAAAACTTAAACCATCTGCATTTTAA
- a CDS encoding acetylornithine carbamoyltransferase — MKHFTTIYDVTDPNALIEDAIQLKKTPYAYSGIGKNKTLGLIFLNPSLRTRLSTQKAARMLGMEVMVMNLDKESWAIEWNDNVVMNGNTVEHIKDAAAVLGSYCDIIGMRAFPSLTDQKLDYSEKLLVQLMKYSNVPVISLESATLHPLQSLADAITIKENWKEKHKPKVVLTWVPHIKALPQAVPNSFAEWMTKLDVDFTITHPEGYELCDDYTKGATIEYNQEEALKNADFVYVKNWSSFTNYGTMPEVKGNWLLDLNKYQFTNNAGIMHCLPVRRDVELSSKLIEHPNSLIQQQASNRVVAAQVVLKNILSKLPASEYKSIEHLELEEA; from the coding sequence ATGAAACACTTTACTACCATATACGACGTAACAGACCCCAATGCACTCATTGAGGATGCTATTCAACTTAAGAAAACACCCTACGCCTATTCCGGCATAGGAAAAAATAAAACCTTAGGATTAATTTTTCTTAACCCAAGTTTAAGAACCAGACTAAGCACACAAAAAGCAGCACGCATGCTAGGCATGGAAGTGATGGTTATGAATCTCGATAAAGAAAGCTGGGCTATTGAATGGAACGATAATGTGGTGATGAATGGAAATACAGTTGAGCACATCAAAGATGCGGCAGCTGTATTAGGTTCTTACTGTGATATTATTGGCATGCGGGCTTTCCCTTCTTTAACCGATCAAAAATTGGATTACAGTGAAAAACTATTAGTGCAATTAATGAAATACAGCAATGTACCGGTTATAAGTTTGGAGTCGGCTACACTCCACCCTTTACAAAGTTTGGCAGATGCAATCACCATTAAAGAAAATTGGAAGGAGAAACACAAGCCAAAAGTTGTTTTAACCTGGGTACCACACATAAAAGCATTACCTCAAGCTGTACCTAATTCCTTTGCAGAATGGATGACAAAATTAGATGTAGATTTTACTATTACACATCCGGAAGGTTATGAATTGTGTGATGATTACACAAAAGGTGCCACCATAGAGTATAATCAGGAAGAAGCTCTTAAAAACGCAGACTTTGTTTATGTAAAAAACTGGTCATCGTTTACCAATTACGGTACTATGCCTGAAGTTAAAGGCAACTGGCTGCTGGATCTGAATAAATACCAATTCACTAATAATGCAGGAATAATGCATTGTTTACCGGTAAGAAGGGATGTTGAATTAAGCAGCAAACTGATTGAACACCCTAATAGTTTAATTCAGCAACAAGCTTCAAACAGAGTGGTTGCAGCACAAGTGGTTTTAAAAAACATCTTAAGTAAACTGCCTGCATCGGAATATAAATCAATTGAACACCTTGAATTGGAGGAAGCATGA
- the folK gene encoding 2-amino-4-hydroxy-6-hydroxymethyldihydropteridine diphosphokinase translates to MNVAFLCVGGNMGDRLANILEAKRQLLGMGCKMEAESGIYQTKAWGIEEAPDYYNQMLKIVTEKNGIELMTTLLDIEKSMGRIRSDNRNASRTMDMDILFFNNEIIKSELLEVPHPRLHLRRFVLEPLNEIASELIHPVLNKTIHELLIECKDTSAVKRL, encoded by the coding sequence ATGAACGTAGCTTTTTTATGTGTGGGCGGAAATATGGGCGACCGATTGGCCAATATACTGGAGGCTAAACGGCAATTATTAGGTATGGGTTGTAAAATGGAGGCAGAATCAGGCATTTATCAAACCAAGGCCTGGGGTATTGAAGAAGCACCGGATTATTACAATCAAATGCTTAAGATAGTAACGGAGAAGAATGGAATTGAATTAATGACAACTTTATTGGACATAGAAAAGAGTATGGGGCGAATCCGTAGCGATAATCGTAACGCGTCTCGTACCATGGATATGGATATTTTGTTTTTTAATAATGAGATCATTAAGTCCGAATTACTGGAAGTGCCTCATCCACGTTTGCATTTGCGTCGGTTTGTATTGGAACCTTTAAATGAGATTGCTTCAGAATTAATTCATCCGGTTCTGAATAAAACAATTCATGAATTATTAATCGAATGCAAGGATACATCTGCAGTAAAAAGATTATAA
- the argB gene encoding acetylglutamate kinase, which yields MKTLTLVKIGGNVIDNQKSLNKFLSDFSKLKGAKILVHGGGKLATQLSQQLGIETKMIDGRRITDSETLIITTMVYAGWINKSITAQLNSKKTKAIGLCGADVTLIPATKRKTKSVDYGFVGDIIENKINTVFISSLINQNIVPVIAPITSSYKGQLYNTNADTVTSGLATALSKIYKVKIIYCFEKNGVLNGKKVISKLNALLYAELKQNKIIINGMIPKLDNAFNALEKGVHSVVIGNSKQLQKLNQNGGTNISIK from the coding sequence ATGAAAACATTAACACTAGTAAAAATTGGCGGGAATGTTATTGACAATCAAAAATCCTTAAATAAATTTCTCAGTGATTTTTCCAAATTAAAAGGTGCAAAGATTTTGGTACACGGAGGCGGTAAACTAGCAACACAATTATCTCAACAATTAGGAATAGAAACTAAAATGATAGATGGCAGAAGAATAACAGATTCCGAGACTTTAATAATCACAACCATGGTTTATGCAGGATGGATCAACAAAAGTATCACGGCGCAATTAAACTCTAAAAAAACAAAAGCCATTGGTTTATGCGGTGCGGATGTGACATTAATTCCGGCTACTAAACGTAAAACAAAAAGCGTTGATTACGGTTTTGTGGGAGATATTATCGAAAACAAGATAAACACCGTGTTTATTTCATCACTGATAAATCAAAACATTGTTCCTGTCATTGCACCAATTACATCAAGCTATAAAGGACAATTATACAATACCAACGCTGATACGGTTACTTCGGGCTTGGCAACGGCATTAAGCAAAATTTATAAAGTAAAAATCATTTATTGTTTTGAAAAAAACGGTGTTTTAAATGGCAAAAAGGTCATAAGCAAATTAAATGCTCTCTTATACGCGGAATTAAAACAGAATAAAATCATTATTAATGGAATGATACCAAAACTTGACAACGCTTTTAATGCCTTAGAAAAAGGTGTTCATTCGGTAGTGATTGGTAATTCAAAACAATTACAAAAATTAAATCAAAATGGAGGCACAAACATTAGTATCAAATAG
- the argH gene encoding argininosuccinate lyase, translating into MKTKLWEKEIKTDQLIEKFTIGNDRTMDLFIAPYDVMASKAHAKMLCKVGLITKEESEQLIKGLNEIAELIAEGKFKINEGIEDIHSQIEFYLTVRFGETGKKIHTARSRNDQVLTAIKLYLKHELETIKNKCIELQNLFNELAVKHSGITLPGYTHFQVAMPSSFEVWLTAYAESLEDDLELVQAAYNVCNKNPLGSAAGYGTNFKIDKEFTTKEMGFASYHKSDVYAQMTRGKSEKVTAMAISTIAHTISKFAYDVCLYMCQNFNFISFPEQFTTGSSIMPHKKNPDVFELIRAKCNIQQGLPIQLTLLTNNLPSGYHRDMQITKELIFPAIEQLKECLDVLLHVLPSLKVNVNSADDEIYKYMYSVNEVNDLVMQGTSFREAYNIISKKIKLAN; encoded by the coding sequence ATGAAAACAAAACTTTGGGAGAAAGAAATAAAAACCGATCAACTGATTGAGAAATTCACAATAGGTAATGACAGAACAATGGACCTATTTATAGCGCCTTATGATGTAATGGCTTCGAAAGCGCATGCTAAAATGTTATGCAAAGTAGGATTAATAACAAAAGAAGAATCTGAGCAGCTTATTAAAGGATTAAACGAAATAGCCGAATTGATAGCTGAAGGTAAATTCAAAATAAACGAAGGCATTGAAGACATCCATTCGCAAATTGAATTTTATTTGACTGTAAGATTCGGCGAAACCGGAAAAAAAATTCACACAGCCCGTTCAAGAAACGACCAGGTTTTAACTGCTATTAAATTGTATTTAAAACACGAATTAGAGACTATAAAAAACAAGTGTATTGAATTACAGAATTTATTTAATGAATTAGCAGTTAAACATTCCGGTATAACATTACCCGGGTACACGCATTTTCAAGTGGCCATGCCTTCGTCATTTGAGGTGTGGTTAACAGCTTATGCTGAAAGTTTAGAGGATGATTTGGAATTGGTTCAAGCAGCTTACAATGTATGTAATAAAAATCCATTGGGTAGCGCTGCTGGTTATGGCACTAATTTTAAGATCGACAAAGAATTTACAACCAAAGAAATGGGATTTGCATCCTATCATAAAAGTGATGTATATGCTCAAATGACCAGAGGAAAATCAGAAAAAGTAACCGCAATGGCTATCTCAACGATTGCGCATACGATTTCAAAATTCGCTTATGATGTATGTTTATACATGTGTCAGAATTTCAATTTCATTTCCTTTCCCGAACAATTCACTACAGGTAGCAGTATTATGCCGCACAAAAAAAATCCGGATGTATTTGAATTAATCAGAGCTAAATGCAATATTCAGCAAGGTTTACCTATTCAGCTTACTTTACTCACAAATAATTTACCTAGCGGATATCACAGAGACATGCAAATAACTAAGGAATTAATTTTCCCTGCCATTGAACAATTAAAAGAATGTTTGGATGTACTGTTACATGTTTTGCCTTCACTCAAGGTGAATGTAAACAGCGCGGATGATGAAATTTACAAATACATGTATAGTGTAAATGAAGTTAATGACTTAGTCATGCAAGGCACATCATTCAGAGAGGCATATAACATAATTTCCAAAAAAATAAAATTAGCCAATTAA
- the clpB gene encoding ATP-dependent chaperone ClpB, with product MNLNNFTIKSQEAIQQSLQLATINGNQAIENGHILKAILEVDENVTPFLLKKLGINAQVFEKTLESIVKSYPRVSGGQPYLSNGANQTVAKANTYLKEFKDEFVSIEHLLLGILASGDSVASMMKDSGFNEKDLKAAIKELRKGASVTSQSQEETYNALNKYAINLNQQAQNGKLDPVIGRDEEIRRVLQILSRRSKNNPILVGEPGVGKTAIAEGLAHRIISGDVPENLKSKQIYSLDMGALIAGAKYKGEFEERLKSVIKEVIGSEGDIVLFIDEIHTLVGAGGGGEGAMDAANILKPALARGELRAIGATTLNEFQKYFEKDKALERRFQKVMVDEPSAEDAISIMRGIKEKYETHHKVRIKDEAIIAAVELSQRYISDRFLPDKAIDLMDEAASKLRMQINSMPIELDKVEREIMQLEIEREAMKRENEDKKVTELNKEIAELQDKRAALRAKWQGEKEAIEGVQKIKLEIEDLKVQANNFEKAGDYGKVAEIRYGKIKEAEAKLAEMEAKLSEAKENGSQMVKEEVDSEDIASVVSAWTGIPVSRMLQSEREKLLHLEDELHKRVVGQQEAIESIADAVRRSRAGLQDAKRPIGSFIFLGTTGVGKTELAKALAEFLFNNENSMTRIDMSEYQERHAVSRLVGAPPGYVGYDEGGQLTEAVRRKPYSVVLLDEIEKAHPDVFNILLQVLDDGRLTDNKGRTVNFKNTIIIMTSNIGSHLIQENFEKMTEKNKDTVLAKTKTEVYEMLKKSIRPEFLNRIDEVIMFEPLNRDDINKIVEIQFNNVAKMLAEQGIKMSATPEAIDWLAQLGYDPQFGARPVKRVMQKQVLNELSKQILSGSINKDKEIVLDMFENRFVFRNN from the coding sequence ATGAATTTAAACAATTTCACCATCAAATCTCAGGAAGCTATTCAGCAAAGCTTGCAGTTAGCAACCATCAATGGCAATCAGGCTATAGAAAATGGCCATATATTAAAGGCCATTTTAGAAGTGGATGAAAACGTAACGCCATTCCTGTTAAAGAAGCTTGGCATTAATGCACAAGTGTTTGAAAAGACACTCGAAAGCATTGTGAAATCCTATCCAAGGGTGAGTGGCGGGCAACCCTATTTATCGAATGGTGCCAATCAAACTGTTGCTAAAGCCAATACATACCTTAAAGAATTTAAAGATGAATTTGTATCGATTGAACATTTGTTGTTAGGCATACTGGCAAGTGGCGATAGTGTGGCGAGTATGATGAAAGATTCCGGATTTAATGAAAAGGATTTAAAAGCTGCTATTAAAGAATTACGTAAAGGTGCAAGTGTTACTTCTCAAAGTCAGGAAGAAACCTACAATGCCTTAAATAAATACGCCATCAATTTAAATCAGCAGGCACAAAATGGTAAGTTGGATCCTGTAATCGGAAGAGACGAAGAAATCCGTCGTGTATTACAAATTTTATCCCGTAGAAGTAAGAACAATCCGATTTTGGTTGGTGAGCCCGGTGTAGGTAAAACAGCTATTGCGGAAGGATTAGCGCATCGCATCATCAGCGGTGACGTACCCGAGAATTTGAAGTCGAAACAAATCTATTCTTTGGATATGGGTGCTCTTATTGCGGGTGCAAAATACAAAGGTGAGTTTGAAGAAAGATTGAAGTCGGTGATTAAAGAAGTTATCGGCAGTGAGGGTGATATTGTGTTGTTTATTGACGAAATTCATACGCTGGTTGGTGCAGGTGGAGGCGGAGAGGGTGCCATGGATGCGGCAAATATTTTAAAGCCTGCTTTGGCGCGCGGTGAATTAAGAGCGATTGGTGCAACTACTTTAAATGAATTCCAAAAATATTTTGAGAAGGATAAAGCTTTAGAACGCCGTTTCCAAAAAGTAATGGTGGATGAACCAAGTGCAGAAGATGCTATTTCCATCATGCGCGGTATCAAAGAAAAATATGAAACGCATCACAAGGTGCGTATAAAAGATGAAGCGATTATTGCCGCTGTTGAATTGTCACAACGTTATATCAGTGACCGTTTCTTACCGGATAAAGCCATTGACTTAATGGATGAAGCGGCTTCTAAATTGCGTATGCAAATTAACTCCATGCCAATTGAGTTGGATAAAGTAGAACGCGAAATTATGCAATTGGAAATCGAGCGTGAGGCGATGAAGCGTGAGAATGAAGATAAGAAGGTGACTGAATTGAATAAAGAAATTGCGGAGTTACAAGATAAACGTGCTGCGTTGCGTGCAAAATGGCAAGGCGAGAAGGAAGCGATTGAAGGTGTTCAGAAAATTAAACTGGAGATTGAAGATTTAAAAGTTCAAGCCAATAATTTTGAGAAGGCAGGCGATTACGGTAAAGTAGCGGAAATCCGTTATGGGAAAATTAAGGAGGCCGAAGCTAAGTTGGCCGAAATGGAAGCTAAATTATCTGAAGCAAAAGAGAATGGTTCACAAATGGTGAAGGAGGAAGTAGACAGTGAAGATATTGCAAGTGTAGTGAGTGCGTGGACAGGAATTCCGGTGTCACGAATGTTGCAAAGTGAGAGAGAAAAATTATTGCATCTCGAAGATGAATTGCATAAGCGTGTAGTCGGACAACAAGAAGCAATTGAAAGTATTGCGGATGCGGTGCGCAGAAGCAGAGCCGGTTTACAAGATGCTAAACGTCCGATAGGTTCGTTCATTTTCTTAGGAACAACAGGTGTAGGTAAGACAGAGTTAGCGAAAGCCTTGGCCGAATTTTTATTCAATAACGAAAATTCAATGACGCGTATTGATATGAGTGAATACCAGGAGCGTCATGCGGTAAGCCGATTAGTGGGAGCGCCTCCGGGATATGTGGGCTATGATGAAGGCGGACAATTAACTGAAGCGGTGCGTCGTAAACCATATAGTGTAGTGTTGTTGGATGAAATCGAAAAAGCTCATCCGGATGTATTTAATATTCTGTTGCAGGTATTAGACGACGGACGTTTAACCGATAACAAAGGTAGAACAGTGAACTTTAAAAACACCATCATCATTATGACCTCCAATATCGGTTCTCATTTGATTCAGGAGAATTTTGAAAAGATGACGGAGAAGAATAAGGATACCGTTTTGGCAAAAACAAAGACTGAGGTGTACGAGATGTTGAAGAAATCGATTCGTCCGGAGTTTTTGAATAGAATTGATGAAGTCATAATGTTTGAACCTTTGAATCGTGATGATATCAATAAGATTGTGGAGATTCAATTCAACAACGTAGCGAAGATGTTGGCAGAGCAAGGGATTAAGATGAGTGCAACACCGGAGGCCATTGATTGGTTGGCACAATTAGGATATGATCCTCAGTTTGGAGCAAGGCCGGTAAAACGTGTAATGCAAAAGCAAGTGTTGAACGAATTGTCAAAACAAATTTTATCAGGTAGTATTAATAAAGACAAAGAAATTGTTCTGGATATGTTTGAGAATAGATTTGTGTTTAGGAATAATTAA